A portion of the Eulemur rufifrons isolate Redbay chromosome 30, OSU_ERuf_1, whole genome shotgun sequence genome contains these proteins:
- the GDPD2 gene encoding glycerophosphoinositol inositolphosphodiesterase GDPD2 isoform X3, which translates to MDWSLALLLVISLLVTYASLLLLLALLLQLCGQPLHLHSLHKVLLLLIMLLVATGLVGLDIQWQQEWHSLRLSLQATAPFLHIGAVAGITLLAWPVADTFYHIHRRGPKILLLLLFFGVSLVIYLAPLCISSPCIMEPRDLPAKPGLVGHRGAPMLAPENTLMSLRKMAECGAAVFETDVMVSSDGVPFLMHDEHLSRTTDVASVFPARITAHSSDFSWAELKRLNAGTWFLERKPFWGAKQLSGPDRKEAENQTVPALEELLKEAALLNLSVMFDLRRPPQNHTYYDTFVNQTLETVLSARVPQAMVLWLPDEDRANVQRRAPRMRQIYGHQGGNRTERPQFLNLPYQDLPLLDIKALHQDNVSVNLFVVNKPWLFSLLWCAGVDSVTTNDCQLLQQMHYPVWLIPPQTYLMMWTVTNCVSTLLLLWTFLLQGRCAKERERTGLETAVLLTRINNFMTE; encoded by the exons ATGGACTGGTCCCTGGCATTGCTGCTGGTCATCTCTTTACTGGTCACATATGCATCCCTGCTATTG ctcctggccctgCTCCTGCAGCTCTGTGGACAGCCTCTGCATCTGCACAGTCTCCACAAG gtgctgctgctcctCATTATGCTTCTTGTGGCCACTGGCCTTGTGGGACTGGACATCCAGTGGCAGCAGGAATGGCATAGCTTACGTCTGTCACTGCAG GCCACAGCCCCATTCCTTCATATTGGAGCAGTCGCTGGAATCACCCTCCTGGCCTGGCCTGTGGCTGATACCTTCTACCATATCCACCGAAGAG GTCCCAAGATTCTGCTCCTGCTCCTATTTTTTGGAGTTTCCCTGGTCATCTACCTGGCCCCCCTATGCATCTCCTCACCCTGCATCATGGAACCCAGAGACTTACCCGCTAAGCCTGGACTTGTGGGACACCGAGGGGCCCCCATG CTTGCCCCAGAGAACACCCTGATGTCCCTGCGGAAGATGGCTGAATGTGGAGCTGCTGTGTTTGAGACCGATGTGATGGTCAG CTCTGATGGAGTCCCCTTCCTCATGCATGATGAGCACCTGAGCAGGACCACGGACGTAGCCTCTGTGTTCCCAGCCCGAATCACAGCCCATAGCAGTGACTTCTCCTGGGCTGAACTAAAGAGACTCAATGCTGGGACCTGGTTCCTAGAG AGGAAACCCTTCTGGGGGGCCAAGCAACTATCAGGCCCTGATCGAAAAGAGGCTGAAAATCAGACAGTACCAGCATTAGAAGAGCTATTGAAGGAAGCTGCACTTCTCAACCTTTCCGTCATGTTTGACTTGCGCCGACCCCCACAAAACCACACATATTATGACACTTTTGTGAACCAGACATTGGAGACTGTGCTGAGTGCAAGGGTGCCCCAAGCCATG GTCCTTTGGCTACCAGATGAAGATAGGGCTAATGTCCAACGACGGGCACCCAGAATGCGCCAGATATATGGACATCAGGGAGGCAACAGAACCgagaggcctcagtttctcaaccTTCCCTATCAAGACCTGCCACTGTTGGATATCAA GGCACTGCACCAGGATAATGTTTCAGTGAACCTCTTTGTAGTGAACAAACCCTGgctcttctctctgctttggtGTGCAGGGGTGGATTCGGTCACCACCAATGACTGCCAGCTGCTACAGCAGATGCATTACCCCGTCTGGCTTATT CCCCCTCAAACCTACCTAATGATGTGGACCGTTACCAATTGT
- the GDPD2 gene encoding glycerophosphoinositol inositolphosphodiesterase GDPD2 isoform X1 has product MAESPGCCSVWARCCSVWARCCSVWARCLHCLYSCHWRKCPKERMQTSKCDCIWFGLLFLTFLLSLSWLYIGLILLNDLHNFNEFLFHHWGHWMDWSLALLLVISLLVTYASLLLLLALLLQLCGQPLHLHSLHKVLLLLIMLLVATGLVGLDIQWQQEWHSLRLSLQATAPFLHIGAVAGITLLAWPVADTFYHIHRRGPKILLLLLFFGVSLVIYLAPLCISSPCIMEPRDLPAKPGLVGHRGAPMLAPENTLMSLRKMAECGAAVFETDVMVSSDGVPFLMHDEHLSRTTDVASVFPARITAHSSDFSWAELKRLNAGTWFLERKPFWGAKQLSGPDRKEAENQTVPALEELLKEAALLNLSVMFDLRRPPQNHTYYDTFVNQTLETVLSARVPQAMVLWLPDEDRANVQRRAPRMRQIYGHQGGNRTERPQFLNLPYQDLPLLDIKALHQDNVSVNLFVVNKPWLFSLLWCAGVDSVTTNDCQLLQQMHYPVWLIPPQTYLMMWTVTNCVSTLLLLWTFLLQGRCAKERERTGLETAVLLTRINNFMTE; this is encoded by the exons ATGGCTGAATCCCCCGGCTGCTGCTCCGTCTGGGCCCGCTGCTGCTCCGTCTGGGCCCGCTGCTGCTCCGTCTGGGCCCGCTGCCTCCACTGCCTGTATAGCTGCCACTGGAGGAAATGCCCCAAAGAGAGGATGCAAACGAGCAAG TGTGACTGTATCTGGTTTGGCCTGCTcttcctcaccttcctcctctccctgagCTGGCTGTACATCGGGCTCATCCTTCTCAATGACCTGCACAACTTCAATGA aTTCCTATTCCACCACTGGGGACACTGGATGGACTGGTCCCTGGCATTGCTGCTGGTCATCTCTTTACTGGTCACATATGCATCCCTGCTATTG ctcctggccctgCTCCTGCAGCTCTGTGGACAGCCTCTGCATCTGCACAGTCTCCACAAG gtgctgctgctcctCATTATGCTTCTTGTGGCCACTGGCCTTGTGGGACTGGACATCCAGTGGCAGCAGGAATGGCATAGCTTACGTCTGTCACTGCAG GCCACAGCCCCATTCCTTCATATTGGAGCAGTCGCTGGAATCACCCTCCTGGCCTGGCCTGTGGCTGATACCTTCTACCATATCCACCGAAGAG GTCCCAAGATTCTGCTCCTGCTCCTATTTTTTGGAGTTTCCCTGGTCATCTACCTGGCCCCCCTATGCATCTCCTCACCCTGCATCATGGAACCCAGAGACTTACCCGCTAAGCCTGGACTTGTGGGACACCGAGGGGCCCCCATG CTTGCCCCAGAGAACACCCTGATGTCCCTGCGGAAGATGGCTGAATGTGGAGCTGCTGTGTTTGAGACCGATGTGATGGTCAG CTCTGATGGAGTCCCCTTCCTCATGCATGATGAGCACCTGAGCAGGACCACGGACGTAGCCTCTGTGTTCCCAGCCCGAATCACAGCCCATAGCAGTGACTTCTCCTGGGCTGAACTAAAGAGACTCAATGCTGGGACCTGGTTCCTAGAG AGGAAACCCTTCTGGGGGGCCAAGCAACTATCAGGCCCTGATCGAAAAGAGGCTGAAAATCAGACAGTACCAGCATTAGAAGAGCTATTGAAGGAAGCTGCACTTCTCAACCTTTCCGTCATGTTTGACTTGCGCCGACCCCCACAAAACCACACATATTATGACACTTTTGTGAACCAGACATTGGAGACTGTGCTGAGTGCAAGGGTGCCCCAAGCCATG GTCCTTTGGCTACCAGATGAAGATAGGGCTAATGTCCAACGACGGGCACCCAGAATGCGCCAGATATATGGACATCAGGGAGGCAACAGAACCgagaggcctcagtttctcaaccTTCCCTATCAAGACCTGCCACTGTTGGATATCAA GGCACTGCACCAGGATAATGTTTCAGTGAACCTCTTTGTAGTGAACAAACCCTGgctcttctctctgctttggtGTGCAGGGGTGGATTCGGTCACCACCAATGACTGCCAGCTGCTACAGCAGATGCATTACCCCGTCTGGCTTATT CCCCCTCAAACCTACCTAATGATGTGGACCGTTACCAATTGT
- the GDPD2 gene encoding glycerophosphoinositol inositolphosphodiesterase GDPD2 isoform X2, with amino-acid sequence MAESPGCCSVWARCCSVWARCCSVWARCLHCLYSCHWRKCPKERMQTSKCDCIWFGLLFLTFLLSLSWLYIGLILLNDLHNFNEFLFHHWGHWMDWSLALLLVISLLVTYASLLLLLALLLQLCGQPLHLHSLHKVLLLLIMLLVATGLVGLDIQWQQEWHSLRLSLQATAPFLHIGAVAGITLLAWPVADTFYHIHRRGPKILLLLLFFGVSLVIYLAPLCISSPCIMEPRDLPAKPGLVGHRGAPMLAPENTLMSLRKMAECGAAVFETDVMVSSDGVPFLMHDEHLSRTTDVASVFPARITAHSSDFSWAELKRLNAGTWFLEVLWLPDEDRANVQRRAPRMRQIYGHQGGNRTERPQFLNLPYQDLPLLDIKALHQDNVSVNLFVVNKPWLFSLLWCAGVDSVTTNDCQLLQQMHYPVWLIPPQTYLMMWTVTNCVSTLLLLWTFLLQGRCAKERERTGLETAVLLTRINNFMTE; translated from the exons ATGGCTGAATCCCCCGGCTGCTGCTCCGTCTGGGCCCGCTGCTGCTCCGTCTGGGCCCGCTGCTGCTCCGTCTGGGCCCGCTGCCTCCACTGCCTGTATAGCTGCCACTGGAGGAAATGCCCCAAAGAGAGGATGCAAACGAGCAAG TGTGACTGTATCTGGTTTGGCCTGCTcttcctcaccttcctcctctccctgagCTGGCTGTACATCGGGCTCATCCTTCTCAATGACCTGCACAACTTCAATGA aTTCCTATTCCACCACTGGGGACACTGGATGGACTGGTCCCTGGCATTGCTGCTGGTCATCTCTTTACTGGTCACATATGCATCCCTGCTATTG ctcctggccctgCTCCTGCAGCTCTGTGGACAGCCTCTGCATCTGCACAGTCTCCACAAG gtgctgctgctcctCATTATGCTTCTTGTGGCCACTGGCCTTGTGGGACTGGACATCCAGTGGCAGCAGGAATGGCATAGCTTACGTCTGTCACTGCAG GCCACAGCCCCATTCCTTCATATTGGAGCAGTCGCTGGAATCACCCTCCTGGCCTGGCCTGTGGCTGATACCTTCTACCATATCCACCGAAGAG GTCCCAAGATTCTGCTCCTGCTCCTATTTTTTGGAGTTTCCCTGGTCATCTACCTGGCCCCCCTATGCATCTCCTCACCCTGCATCATGGAACCCAGAGACTTACCCGCTAAGCCTGGACTTGTGGGACACCGAGGGGCCCCCATG CTTGCCCCAGAGAACACCCTGATGTCCCTGCGGAAGATGGCTGAATGTGGAGCTGCTGTGTTTGAGACCGATGTGATGGTCAG CTCTGATGGAGTCCCCTTCCTCATGCATGATGAGCACCTGAGCAGGACCACGGACGTAGCCTCTGTGTTCCCAGCCCGAATCACAGCCCATAGCAGTGACTTCTCCTGGGCTGAACTAAAGAGACTCAATGCTGGGACCTGGTTCCTAGAG GTCCTTTGGCTACCAGATGAAGATAGGGCTAATGTCCAACGACGGGCACCCAGAATGCGCCAGATATATGGACATCAGGGAGGCAACAGAACCgagaggcctcagtttctcaaccTTCCCTATCAAGACCTGCCACTGTTGGATATCAA GGCACTGCACCAGGATAATGTTTCAGTGAACCTCTTTGTAGTGAACAAACCCTGgctcttctctctgctttggtGTGCAGGGGTGGATTCGGTCACCACCAATGACTGCCAGCTGCTACAGCAGATGCATTACCCCGTCTGGCTTATT CCCCCTCAAACCTACCTAATGATGTGGACCGTTACCAATTGT